A DNA window from Solanum lycopersicum chromosome 3, SLM_r2.1 contains the following coding sequences:
- the LOC101244939 gene encoding uncharacterized protein, whose translation MNKFPIYPKYEGGDYCGYGFDPHTDFTDFLSEARKHVSEGKFSTTPPRSVELRNNNFGNDVKKTCKKSWKRSLFSWLKTDKKKNQGSKETSKGSTINKPKRGCVSGPMPGISGPGTIAGRPNKPLSGPLTYLFGPINRVDNEIPYLCLNKVKNNTPDVQSYGPLYLVT comes from the exons ATGAACAAGTTTCCCATATACCCAAAATATGAAGGTGGGGACTATTGTGGCTACGGATTTGATCCTCACACAGACTTTACGGAT TTCTTGTCAGAAGCGAGAAAGCATGTATCTGAAGGGAAATTCAGCACTACACCTCCACGTTCTGTGGAACTGAGAAACAACAATTTTGGAAATGATGTTAAGAAAACTTGCAAGAAGTCATGGAAAAGATCTCTGTTTTCATGGCTGAAGACTGATAAGAAGAAGAATCAGGGAAGCAAAGAAACTTCAAAAGGCTCCACCATTAACAAGCCGAAGCGTGGATGTGTCTCTGGTCCAATGCCAGGGATCAGCGGGCCAGGTACTATAGCTGGAAGGCCCAATAAACCTTTGTCTGGGCCCCTAACATATCTGTTCGGTCCAATTAACAGAGTGGACAATGAAATACCTTATCTCTGTCTTAACAAGGTTAAGAATAATACTCCTGATGTTCAATCTTATGGGCCTCTTTATCTGGTAACTTAA
- the LOC101244650 gene encoding RING-H2 finger protein ATL3-like, translating into MGSGKLGDSGIIAITAKIMMAVVVFLFFTVLLVFFLHIYSKFFTTEDANPNDGTRRRRFDFAGGYQEVNALRRGIDPSILKTIPVIPFDTKDFKDGLECSVCLSQVCEGEKARLLPKCNHGFHVDCIDMWFQSHSTCPLCRNPISDTQSTNSGAISVASTETPNLPTNVLFWGEETTTSSASTSNRPDGVLMIDIPRRNDEEEQKTPTPTQLRSLTRLFSSLNPCSPRNVDVERGSRDLS; encoded by the coding sequence ATGGGAAGTGGTAAATTAGGTGATTCAGGTATTATTGCGATCACGGCTAAGATCATGATGGCTGTCGTCGTATTTCTCTTCTTTACGGTGCTCTTGGTATTCTTCCTTCACATATACTCCAAATTTTTCACGACAGAGGACGCCAACCCCAACGACGGCACAAGGCGCCGCCGGTTCGACTTCGCCGGTGGTTATCAGGAAGTGAATGCACTCCGGAGAGGCATTGACCCTTCAATCCTTAAAACCATACCTGTAATTCCATTTGATACCAAGGATTTTAAAGATGGACTGGAATGCTCAGTTTGTCTTAGCCAAGTCTGTGAAGGTGAAAAGGCGAGACTTTTGCCTAAATGCAATCATGGGTTTCATGTCGATTGCATTGATATGTGGTTTCAATCTCATTCCACTTGCCCTTTATGCCGAAACCCCATTTCAGATACGCAATCCACAAATTCCGGGGCCATCTCAGTAGCTTCCACAGAGACACCAAATTTACCAACTAATGTTCTTTTCTGGGGAGAGGAAACTACTACATCATCAGCATCCACAAGCAATAGGCCAGATGGGGTTTTGATGATTGATATTCCAAGACGcaatgatgaagaagaacagaaaacaccaacaccaacacaaTTGAGATCTTTAACGAGGCTATTTAGCAGTTTGAATCCTTGCAGTCCCAGAAATGTAGATGTAGAACGAGGAAGCAGGGACCTGAGCTAG
- the LOC101243687 gene encoding uncharacterized protein isoform X2, translating into MPLLDIATTQPCFRNNVCSISSHNVFATRFLYNNEIRFVSTWNSFRIPQKAPNSRIKLFRSGLMIRAIATLEKGPTKNTKTNEEQNNFGDVRMGKYAASSTSVVVEQQSPSEEAELNEREKLRRMRISKANKGNTPWNKGRKHSPETLQRIRERTRLAMQDPKVKMKLVNLGHAQSEETRLKIGVAVRMGWERRRGMLRLQETCHYEWQNLIAEASRRGLLGEEELQWDSYEILSKQLEQEWIQSVQERKNRPRLKGNKRAPKSAEQRRKISEAIAAKWADPDYRSRVQSALSKYHGIPDGVERRPRRKPASDEQTRKRSPPKKKANELDNPVKPEPKSQVQRVRLRRKNTPMYKDPLASSKLEMIKNIRAQRAGIDQKKIEAVMRAKALIAEAEKAAEALEMAAHNSPVAQASLIETRKLISEAIRSIESIEKEVSLSDEDLSPPSTELGSNTADEGDSEFGALADPSERRINGWHSATPMDRDIYHLDDGRHALRGLPNGKSTTLLSSSSDYDLLGDRQEVYQMISSSLSLEKEVNVTQSTNSTQRFDEKDEANESPGDEQKQLLNRDEANASPGDEQKPLPNGLISGSKTEATTTTTSTKKWVRGRLVEVSEGC; encoded by the exons ATGCCTTTATTAG ATATAGCTACTACACAGCCTTGTTTTAGGAACAATGTCTGTTCAATTAGTTCTCACAATGTGTTTGCTACTAGATTTCTGTACAATAATGAGATTAGATTTGTATCTACTTGGAATTCCTTCCGAATACCACAAAAAGCTCCGAATTCCAGAATTAAACTGTTTCGGAGTGGGTTGATGATAAGGGCAATAGCTACCCTCGAAAAAGGACCCACCAAGAACACCAAAACCAATGAGGAACAAAACAATTTTGGTGATGTGAGGATGGGAAAATATGCAGCAAGTTCAACTTCTGTTGTTGTAGAGCAGCAGTCGCCAAGTGAGGAAGCTGAGTTGAATGAGAGAGAGAAGTTGAGGCGAATGAGGATATCCAAAGCTAATAAAGGGAACACACCTTGGAATAAAGGCAGGAAGCACAGTCCAG AAACTTTACAACGAATTCGCGAACGTACCAGGCTTGCAATGCAGGATCCTAAG GTGAAAATGAAGTTGGTTAACCTGGGGCATGCTCAAAG TGAGGAGACAAGGTTGAAAATAGGTGTTGCTGTAAGGATGGGGTGGGAAAGGCGCCGTGGGATGTTGAGGCTCCAGGAAACTTGCCACTATGAGTGGCAAAATTTGATTGCAGAAGCTTCTAGGAGGGGCCTTCTGGGTGAGGAAGAGTTGCAGTGGGACTCTTACGAGATCTTGAGCAAACAGCTTGAGCAGGAGTGGATACAGAGTGttcaagaaaggaaaaataggcCCAGACTGAAGGGAAACAAGAGGGCTCCCAAATCTGCTGAACAGAGGAGGAAGATTTCAGAGGCCATTGCAGCTAAATGGGCTGATCCT GATTACCGTTCTCGGGTCCAATCCGCTCTGTCCAAATATCATGGAATACCcgatggagttgaaagaagaCCAAGGAGAAAGCCCGCTAGTGATGAGCAGACTAGAAAAAGAAGCCCTCCGAAAAAAAAAGCTAATGAATTGGATAATCCGGTAAAGCCCGAGCCGAAGAGCCAAGTTCAACGTGTTCGATTGAGGAGAAAAAACACACCAATGTACAAGGATCCTTTGGCTAGTTCCAAGTTAGAAATGATAAAGAATATCAGGGCACAGAGAGCAGGTATTGACCAGAAGAAAATTGAAGCCGTCATGAGAGCAAA AGCATTGATAGCTGAGGCTGAGAAGGCAGCAGAGGCCTTGGAAATGGCTGCCCATAATAGCCCTGTTGCTCAAGCGTCGCTAATTGAAACTAGGAAGCTCATTTCTGAAGCTATCCGCTCCATTGAATCCATAGAGAAAGAAGTGTCTCTTTCAGATGAAGATCTTTCACCACCTTCAACTGAGCTGGGTAGCAACACTGCAGACGAAGGAGATTCGGAATTTGGAGCTCTGGCTGATCCTAGTGAAAGAAGAATAAATGGTTGGCATTCTGCGACGCCTATGGACAGGGATATTTATCATTTAGATGATGGACGACATGCCTTGCGAGGTTTACCAAATGGTAAAAGCACAACTCTCTTGTCAAGCTCCAGTGACTATGACTTACTTGGTGACAGGCAGGAAGTCTATCAAATGATTTCCAGTAGTTTATCTCTGGAAAAGGAGGTCAATGTAACACAGTCCACCAACTCGACTCAGAGATTTGATGAGAAGGATGAAGCTAATGAAAGCCCAGGAGATGAACAGAAACAGCTTCTAAACAGGGATGAAGCTAATGCAAGCCCAGGAGATGAACAGAAACCGCTTCCAAATGGATTGATTTCTGGCTCAAAGACTGAGGCGACGACCACCACAACCAGCACCAAGAAATGGGTCCGTGGGAGGTTGGTTGAAGTAAGTGAAGGATGTTAG
- the LOC101243687 gene encoding uncharacterized protein isoform X1: MFYSADIATTQPCFRNNVCSISSHNVFATRFLYNNEIRFVSTWNSFRIPQKAPNSRIKLFRSGLMIRAIATLEKGPTKNTKTNEEQNNFGDVRMGKYAASSTSVVVEQQSPSEEAELNEREKLRRMRISKANKGNTPWNKGRKHSPETLQRIRERTRLAMQDPKVKMKLVNLGHAQSEETRLKIGVAVRMGWERRRGMLRLQETCHYEWQNLIAEASRRGLLGEEELQWDSYEILSKQLEQEWIQSVQERKNRPRLKGNKRAPKSAEQRRKISEAIAAKWADPDYRSRVQSALSKYHGIPDGVERRPRRKPASDEQTRKRSPPKKKANELDNPVKPEPKSQVQRVRLRRKNTPMYKDPLASSKLEMIKNIRAQRAGIDQKKIEAVMRAKALIAEAEKAAEALEMAAHNSPVAQASLIETRKLISEAIRSIESIEKEVSLSDEDLSPPSTELGSNTADEGDSEFGALADPSERRINGWHSATPMDRDIYHLDDGRHALRGLPNGKSTTLLSSSSDYDLLGDRQEVYQMISSSLSLEKEVNVTQSTNSTQRFDEKDEANESPGDEQKQLLNRDEANASPGDEQKPLPNGLISGSKTEATTTTTSTKKWVRGRLVEVSEGC; the protein is encoded by the exons ATGTTTTATTCCGCAGATATAGCTACTACACAGCCTTGTTTTAGGAACAATGTCTGTTCAATTAGTTCTCACAATGTGTTTGCTACTAGATTTCTGTACAATAATGAGATTAGATTTGTATCTACTTGGAATTCCTTCCGAATACCACAAAAAGCTCCGAATTCCAGAATTAAACTGTTTCGGAGTGGGTTGATGATAAGGGCAATAGCTACCCTCGAAAAAGGACCCACCAAGAACACCAAAACCAATGAGGAACAAAACAATTTTGGTGATGTGAGGATGGGAAAATATGCAGCAAGTTCAACTTCTGTTGTTGTAGAGCAGCAGTCGCCAAGTGAGGAAGCTGAGTTGAATGAGAGAGAGAAGTTGAGGCGAATGAGGATATCCAAAGCTAATAAAGGGAACACACCTTGGAATAAAGGCAGGAAGCACAGTCCAG AAACTTTACAACGAATTCGCGAACGTACCAGGCTTGCAATGCAGGATCCTAAG GTGAAAATGAAGTTGGTTAACCTGGGGCATGCTCAAAG TGAGGAGACAAGGTTGAAAATAGGTGTTGCTGTAAGGATGGGGTGGGAAAGGCGCCGTGGGATGTTGAGGCTCCAGGAAACTTGCCACTATGAGTGGCAAAATTTGATTGCAGAAGCTTCTAGGAGGGGCCTTCTGGGTGAGGAAGAGTTGCAGTGGGACTCTTACGAGATCTTGAGCAAACAGCTTGAGCAGGAGTGGATACAGAGTGttcaagaaaggaaaaataggcCCAGACTGAAGGGAAACAAGAGGGCTCCCAAATCTGCTGAACAGAGGAGGAAGATTTCAGAGGCCATTGCAGCTAAATGGGCTGATCCT GATTACCGTTCTCGGGTCCAATCCGCTCTGTCCAAATATCATGGAATACCcgatggagttgaaagaagaCCAAGGAGAAAGCCCGCTAGTGATGAGCAGACTAGAAAAAGAAGCCCTCCGAAAAAAAAAGCTAATGAATTGGATAATCCGGTAAAGCCCGAGCCGAAGAGCCAAGTTCAACGTGTTCGATTGAGGAGAAAAAACACACCAATGTACAAGGATCCTTTGGCTAGTTCCAAGTTAGAAATGATAAAGAATATCAGGGCACAGAGAGCAGGTATTGACCAGAAGAAAATTGAAGCCGTCATGAGAGCAAA AGCATTGATAGCTGAGGCTGAGAAGGCAGCAGAGGCCTTGGAAATGGCTGCCCATAATAGCCCTGTTGCTCAAGCGTCGCTAATTGAAACTAGGAAGCTCATTTCTGAAGCTATCCGCTCCATTGAATCCATAGAGAAAGAAGTGTCTCTTTCAGATGAAGATCTTTCACCACCTTCAACTGAGCTGGGTAGCAACACTGCAGACGAAGGAGATTCGGAATTTGGAGCTCTGGCTGATCCTAGTGAAAGAAGAATAAATGGTTGGCATTCTGCGACGCCTATGGACAGGGATATTTATCATTTAGATGATGGACGACATGCCTTGCGAGGTTTACCAAATGGTAAAAGCACAACTCTCTTGTCAAGCTCCAGTGACTATGACTTACTTGGTGACAGGCAGGAAGTCTATCAAATGATTTCCAGTAGTTTATCTCTGGAAAAGGAGGTCAATGTAACACAGTCCACCAACTCGACTCAGAGATTTGATGAGAAGGATGAAGCTAATGAAAGCCCAGGAGATGAACAGAAACAGCTTCTAAACAGGGATGAAGCTAATGCAAGCCCAGGAGATGAACAGAAACCGCTTCCAAATGGATTGATTTCTGGCTCAAAGACTGAGGCGACGACCACCACAACCAGCACCAAGAAATGGGTCCGTGGGAGGTTGGTTGAAGTAAGTGAAGGATGTTAG
- the LOC101268664 gene encoding O-fucosyltransferase 36 produces MMRDRESSDEEDDRENLIHQNERVNHLSKSPRPSTFQIEDVKDRFALCRRFNFTSGKTYLLAIILPLLVLILYFATDIKALFQTTVTTIKYDGSVNSMRESELRALYLLKQQQLGLFKLWNHTLVNDTSTTHSLESAPGFTLVSRSSIVEDLKDDLLRQISLNKQIQQVLLSSHQLGNSLITSDNSTDPSLGGLGRCRKVDHNLSERRTVEWKPRSNKYLFAICVSGQMSNHLICLEKHMFFAALLNRVLVIPSSKVDYEFRRVLDVDHINKCLGREVIVTYDEFAERRKSHLHIDKFLCYFSQPQPCFLDEERVKKLKSLGISMNKLEAAWDEDVKNPKKRTAQDIVAKFSMDDDVLAIGDVFFADVEKDWVMQPGGPISHKCKTLIEPSRLIMLTAQRFVQTFLGDNFIALHFRRHGFLKFCNAKKPSCFYPVPQAADCINRVLERANSPVMYLSTDAAESETGLLQSLVVFNGKTVPLVQRPARNSAEKWDALLYRHGLEGDPQVEAMLDKTICAMSSVFIGSSGSTFTDDILRLRKDWGSASLCDEYLCQGELPNFVADDE; encoded by the exons ATGATGAGGGACAGAGAATCAtctgatgaagaagatgatcgAGAGAACCTGATCCATCAAAATGAAAGAGTAAATCACCTCTCTAAATCTCCACGCCCATCCACATTCCAAATCGAAGACGTCAAGGACCGATTTGCCCTTTGTCGGCGCTTCAATTTCACCTCCGGTAAGACGTATTTACTGGCAATTATTCTTCCACTTCTGGTACTCATTCTTTATTTCGCCACCGATATCAAGGCCCTATTTCAGACCACTGTTACCACCATAAAGTATGATGGTTCTGTCAATTCCATGCGCGAGTCCGAATTGCGGGCTCTTTATTTGCTTAAACAGCAGCAATTGGGACTTTTCAAGCTGTGGAATCACACACTAGTTAATGATACTTCTACTACACATAGCTTGGAGTCCGCTCCTGGGTTTACTTTGGTTTCGAGGTCCTCAATTGTCGAAGATCTCAAAGACGATTTGCTCAGACAGATTTCACTAAATAAACAAATTCAGCAAGTTCTTTTATCCTCTCATCAATTAGGTAACTCTTTAATTACATCAGATAATTCCACAGACCCTAGTCTTGGTGGTTTAGGTAGGTGTCGGAAGGTGGATCACAACTTGTCCGAGAGGAGAACTGTGGAATGGAAACCAAGATCCAACAAGTACTTGTTTGCAATTTGTGTCTCCGGCCAGATGTCAAACCATTTGATCTGTTTGGAAAAGCATATGTTCTTCGCAGCTCTGCTCAACCGCGTTTTGGTTATTCCGAGCTCAAAAGTTGATTATGAGTTTCGTAGAGTCTTAGATGTTGATCATATAAATAAGTGCTTGGGGAGAGAAGTAATTGTGACCTATGATGAGTTTGCAGAAAGACGAAAGAGCCATTTGCACATAGATAAATTCCTTTGTTATTTCTCTCAGCCACAACCTTGTTTTTTGGATGAAGAACGTGTTAAGAAATTGAAGTCATTAGGGATATCTATGAATAAGCTCGAAGCTGCTTGGGATGAAGATGTTAAGAATCCAAAGAAAAGGACTGCCCAAGACATAGTGGCAAAGTTTTCAATGGATGATGATGTTCTTGCAATAGGTGATGTGTTCTTTGCTGATGTGGAGAAGGACTGGGTAATGCAGCCTGGAGGCCCCATTTCCCACAAATGCAAGACACTTATTGAGCCAAGTCGTCTTATTATGCTTACTGCTCAACGTTTCGTCCAAACGTTTTTAGGAGACAACTTTATCGCTCTTCATTTCCGCAGACACGGTTTTCTGAAATTCTG CAATGCTAAAAAGCCAAGTTGCTTCTACCCTGTTCCTCAAGCTGCAGACTGTATCAATCGTGTGCTTGAGAGGGCCAATTCTCCAGTAATGTATCTTTCCACAGATGCTGCAGAAAGTGAAACTGGTCTTCTTCAGTCACTTGTTGTATTCAATGGGAAGACAGTACCCCTTGTTCAAAGGCCTGCTCGAAATTCAGCCGAAAAATGGGATGCTTTATTGTACAGACATGGCCTTGAGGGTGACCCTCAG GTGGAAGCTATGCTGGACAAGACAATTTGTGCTATGTCTAGTGTGTTTATTGGATCATCAGGGTCTACTTTTACTGATGATATTTTGCGGCTACGAAAAGACTGGGGATCTGCTTCGCTTTGTGATGAGTATTTATGTCAGGGTGAACTGCCAAACTTTGTCGCTGATGACGAGTGA
- the LOC101268371 gene encoding 26S proteasome regulatory subunit 7 homolog A has protein sequence MAPAADVEDEIKDEKNPRPLDEDDIALLKTYGLGPYSTSIKKCEKEIKEMAKKINDLCGIKESDTGLAVPSQWDLVSDKQMMQEEQPLQVARCTKIISPNTEDAKYVINVKQIAKFVVGLGDKVSPTDIEEGMRVGVDRNKYQIQIPLPPKIDPSVTMMTVEEKPDVTYNDVGGCKEQIEKMREVVELPMLHPEKFVKLGIDPPKGVLCYGPPGTGKTLLARAVANRTDACFIRVIGSELVQKYVGEGARMVRELFQMARSKKACIVFFDEVDAIGGARFDDGVGGDNEVQRTMLEIVNQLDGFDARGNIKVLMATNRPDTLDPALLRPGRLDRKVEFGLPDLESRTQIFKIHTRTMNCERDIRFELLARLCPNSTGADIRSVCTEAGMYAIRARRKTVTEKDFLDAVNKVIKGYQKFSATPKYMVYN, from the exons ATGGCACCGGCAGCAGATGTGGAGGATGAGATTAAGGACGAGAAGAACCCTAGGCCTCTTGATGAAGATGATATTGCTCTACTCAAGACTTAT GGTTTGGGGCCTTATTCCACAAGCATAAAGAAATGTGAGAAGGAAATCAAGGAAatggcaaaaaaaataaatgatttgtgTG GTATTAAGGAATCTGACACTGGGTTGGCTGTACCAAGTCAGTGGGATCTAGTTTCAGATAAACAGATGATGCAGGAGGAGCAACCTCTTCAG GTGGCTAGGTGTACAAAGATAATTAGCCCCAATACTGAAGATGCaaaatatgttataaatgtCAAGCAAATTGCTAAG TTTGTTGTTGGATTAGGTGATAAAGTTTCACCGACTGATATAGAAGAAGGCATGAGAGTTGG CGTTGATAGgaataaatatcaaattcagATTCCGTTGCCCCCCAAAATTGATCCAAGTGTCACAATGATGACTGTCGAGGAAAAACCTGATGTTACATATAATGATGTTGGAGGATGCAAGGAACAAATCGAGAAGATGCGAGAG GTTGTTGAACTTCCCATGCTTCACCCTGAAAAATTTGTCAAACTTGGAATTGACCCCCCTAAGGGTGTTCTCTGCTATGGTCCTCCTGGTACTGGGAAAACATTGCTTGCCAGAGCTGTTGCAAATCGTACGGATGCATGCTTCATTCGTGTTATTGGTAGTGAGCTTGTTCAGAAATATGTTGGTGAGGGCGCTAGAATGGTTCGCGAACTGTTCCAG ATGGCACGCTCCAAGAAGGCCTGCATTGTGTTTTTCGACGAAGTAGATGCCATTGGAGGTGCACGATTTGATGATGGAGTTGGGGGAGACAATGAGGTTCAAAGAACCATGCTTGAAATTGTGAACCAGCTTGATGGTTTTGATGCTCGAGGGAATATTAAAGTTCTCATGGCAACCAATAG ACCTGATACACTTGATCCAGCTTTATTACGTCCTGGACGATTGGATCGGAAAGTTGAATTTGGGCTGCCTGATTTGGAGAGTAGAACACAGATATTTAAGATTCACACACGGACAATGAACTGCGAGCGGGACATTCGGTTTGAACTCTTGGCCCGACTCTGTCCTAACTCTACAG GAGCTGACATTAGAAGTGTGTGCACGGAAGCTGGAATGTATGCTATTCGGGCGAGGAGGAAAACTGTCACGGAGAAAGACTTTTTAGATGCTGTGAATAAAGTCATCAAAGGGTATCAGAAGTTCAGTGCAACACCGAAGTACATGGTCTACAATTGA